The proteins below are encoded in one region of Silene latifolia isolate original U9 population chromosome 2, ASM4854445v1, whole genome shotgun sequence:
- the LOC141641856 gene encoding uncharacterized protein LOC141641856 translates to MTQSESVDQSLYRNPYGEPLFLSQSNHPSTLLVNSLFNGKDFINWNRGVLLALGSKNKEGFINGAITEPELTSDKYTVWKRCDYMIRCWILSSMTPEVKSGFLFAKSAKQLWNDIQERYGQSNAPLLLQLKKELRNLGQDSTSVVEYYNQLKRRWDEIEEIKGIPECTCGECTCNILKKIVDSASREKVLMFLMGLNDTFDNLKTNILSMDPLPTVNKVYSFVQQVESQKSISISNQPAQDVSALAISRPGSNKGKWNVWRRDGKKPKYEERWCPHCKKKGHTIDSCWDLNEDQRISYLARNGGSSGQVGGQSKYKKQRPYNNHISAYNAEVHEDMPFDLDQNKIDKDLVNAVCDQVLNAMQARLNGSVDYSTAAINFAGKILASNVVKSPKLSNTDIEWILDSGASDHMSSQSHLFTNIRKLDAPVLVGLPDGSTKFVHYVGTVKINPKITLFEVLYIMTEVVKW, encoded by the exons ATGACTCAATCTGAATCTGTTGATCAATCACTTTATCGTAATCCTTACGGTGAACCGCTTTTCCTGTCTCAATCTAATCATCCTTCAACGTTGCTTGTTAATTCGCTTTTCAATGGCAAAGATTTCATCAATTGGAATCGAGGTGTTCTGCTTGCTCTTGGATCGAAAAACAAAGAAGGTTTTATCAATGGTGCAATCACTGAGCCTGAGCTTACGTCTGACAAGTACACAGTGTGGAAGCGTTGCGATTATATGATCCGGTGCTGGATTCTTAGCTCAATGACTCCTGAAGTTAAGAGTGGCTTTCTTTTTGCAAAATCAGCAAAGCAGTTGTGGAATGATATTCAGGAGCGGTACGGTCAATCAAATGCGCCTTTGTTATTGCAATTGAAAAAGGAATTGCGCAATCTAGGTCAAGATTCTACTTCTGTTGTGGAGTATTACAATCAGTTGAAAAGACGTTGGGATGAAATTGAAGAAATCAAAGGAATACCAGAATGTACTTGTGGTGAATGCACTTGcaatattttgaagaaaattgtTGATTCTGCTTCACGTGAGAAGGTTTTAATGTTTCTTATGGGATTGAATGACACATTTGACAATCTGAAGACGAATATTCTTTCTATGGATCCTCTTCCTACTGTCAACAAGGTTTATTCATTTGTTCAACAAGTTGAAAGCCAGAAGTCAATCTCCATCAGTAATCAGCCTGCGCAAGATGTTAGTGCTCTTGCTATCAGTCGACCTGGCTCCAATAAAGGCAAATGGAATGTTTGGAGAAGAGATGGTAAAAAGCCTAAGTATGAGGAGCGATGGTGTCCCCACTGCAAAAAGAAAGGTCACACTATTGATTCTTGCTGGGATCTCAATGAAGATCAGAGGATAAGTTACTTGGCAAGAAATGGTGGATCATCAGGTCAAGTTGGAGGACAATCTAAGTACAAGAAGCAGAGGCCTTATAACAATCATATTTCGGCATATAATGCTGAAGTTCATGAAGATATGCCGTTTGATTTGGATCAGAA CAAGATTGACAAAGATCTGGTGAATGCTGTTTGTGATCAGGTTCTTAATGCTATGCAAGCGAGACTCAATGGATCAGTTGATTATTCAACTGCTGCTATTAATTTTGCAGGTAAAATTCTTGCCTCAAATGTTGTTAAGTCTCCAAAATTAAGCAACACTGATATTGAATGGATCCTAGACTCAGGGGCCTCTGACCACATGTCCTCTCAAAGTCATTTGTTTACCAATATTAGGAAACTGGATGCTCCTGTTCTTGTTGGCCTTCCTGACGGCTCAACTAAATTTGTGCATTATGTAGGGACtgtcaaaatcaatccaaaaatcACCTTATTTGAAGTCTTGTACattatgacggaagttgtcaaatggtaa